In Rhodopirellula sp. P2, the DNA window AATTGCCCCAGCCCTGATCGCGGACGCAGATCCGCCGTCCCCTCTTCCATCGAGCTCGCTGGGCCCCTCCAGCGAGCCGAGCAGGAGTCCAGCACAGTGGTCCATCAATGTTATTCGCGACGCGGACGATGTGCGAGCTGGAATGGATGCGACGTTGCTTGGCAGTCGGGGACGGTTAGCCGGAACAATTGAGACAATTGTTCTACTCTGACGTCGCACTCACGGTGCGCGACCACCGTGCAACCAGTTGGCTTTCGGCTGCCTTTAACGATCCAAGCTTTCGGGTCGTTGCTTGAGCCGGACCTCAACCGACATCGGTTCACCGTCCCGAGTCAGTTCCAGGTTGAGCAAGGTTCCATGCCCCAAATTCGCGATCAAACGCATCAGGTGCCCGACATCGCTGACTCGCACGCCATCGACTTTCAGCACGATGTCGCCGACGTCCAGTCCCGCGATCGCGGCAGGTGAGTCCTCGCCCGTCACCCCAGAAATCAGGGCCCCGCGGACTCGCAAGTCCTCACCGCGGTGCATGGAATCCGGGACCTCTGACAACAGAACCCCGAGCCACCCGCGTTCCACCTTGCCCGTTTTGCGAATCCGATCGTAGATCTGGCGAGTCACGTTGCTGGGGATTGAAAAGCTGACGCCTTGATAGGTGTCACCGACAATCGCCGTGTTGATGCCAACCAACCGTCCGCGAGCGTCGACCAGCGGACCGCCACTGTTGCCTGGATTGACAGCCACATCGCTTTGCATGAAGTCTTGGTAGCGAGCGCTGGAACCATGTTGCACACCCGCCCGAACGACACGGTGTTTGCCACTCAAAATCCCAAACGTGATTGTGCGATCCAAACCAAAGGGACTGCCCACCGCCCAAACCGGGGCCCCCACTCGCAACGCATCGCTGTCGCCCCACGCGATCGGAATCAAGCCATCGGCATCGACCTTCAACACGGCCAAATCGGTTGGCATGTCGCTGCCCACCAACGCAGCGGGCAAACGCCGACCGTCACTGAGCGTCACGCTGATCGCGACACCATCGGCGATCACATGCCGGTTGGTCAGGATGTAGCCGCCCTCGTCGATGACCACACCACTGCCTTGGTCCGACAAGGTGTAACTGTCTTCCCCGAGCAAACGCTGCAGGCTGCGATCCTCTTCGGAAACCGATCGTTCAACGTCGATGTGAACCACGGTGGGGCCCACCGCGGACGTGACCATCTCGTACGCTCGGCTAAGAGAATCCAGCGAGACGTTTCGCAAACCTTCGACGCCGGTTTCATTCTCGGCACGCATCTCGCCGCGATGCCAGGCGTATCGAATTTCTTCGACGATGTGCGGGACACTGTACCGAGCCAGCAACAACATCAGTGCCATCGTGGCCAACAGTGTCAGGCTCTGTAAAACCGGATGCGGCTGCACCGTGACCGTCGGGCCACTCTCTGAATCCGACCGCTGTTCCTCTGCCGATGGGTTGGCAGCCGGTGGGGGAGGGCATTCGGAAAGACCGTTGTCTGGCACTGCGGAAGATTCCGCACGGTGACTGCCCAAACGAAATCCGCCCGCCTCGATGTCGGGCGCCGACGCCGGGTCCTCAGCCTGAGAATCCTCCCACTCGGATCCCATCCCATCTTGGGCCGCGTTCAGCATCGCTGATTCGGCGTCTTGATCCGCAGAGAACACCGAGGGCACAGGAATGGGAGTGATCCCATCCAGCGACATCGGTTCGTCAGAGGGCTTGTCGGTTCGCATGGCCACATTTCCAAAAGGAAGACGCTCCAGATCGAAAACTGAAACGAGGAAGTGCTGGTCCCCGTGGGAGAGATGCAATCAGGTAGGGAGCCTGATTGTAGCGACCCGGCGAAGCGACTTCGTAACAAATTTGGTTCACCCCGCACGACAGAGGGGGCTGCCGGAGCAGAGGGGGGCCGATCGCAGCGGTTTTCGCAGTTGAAACGTCTCGGATCGGAGCCGCCGCACTGCGAACACCATTTCGGACGTCATCGGAGCGTTTTCAAACCTAGACTTGCTGCGCGCGTTCCGTGCGCGGTCAACCAAAATCGGTTCGAAAGACGCCAAGAATTTGTTCTGCATTCGTGCATCCGTTGCGTTGATGTTTGCCGGAGCAACCCTGCTGTCCTGACCACCGAAACACCGACTTCGAACCTTTGTGAGAAGATTCCACCGCATGGTCCTCTGGAATGTCCGATATCTAGGTGTGTCCCGGACACCGATTGCCTCCCAGCAAGGTTTGCCCAAAGCAAACAAGTGGTTCCACGGACGACCCAATTAAACCAAACCTTCCATGGAGATTCCCTATGAGCCGTTTCCTCGTTCCTGCCGTTTTGGCTTTGGCTGTTGTTGCTTGTAACGTTCAAGAAGCAAGTGCCTTCGGA includes these proteins:
- a CDS encoding S1C family serine protease, with the protein product MRTDKPSDEPMSLDGITPIPVPSVFSADQDAESAMLNAAQDGMGSEWEDSQAEDPASAPDIEAGGFRLGSHRAESSAVPDNGLSECPPPPAANPSAEEQRSDSESGPTVTVQPHPVLQSLTLLATMALMLLLARYSVPHIVEEIRYAWHRGEMRAENETGVEGLRNVSLDSLSRAYEMVTSAVGPTVVHIDVERSVSEEDRSLQRLLGEDSYTLSDQGSGVVIDEGGYILTNRHVIADGVAISVTLSDGRRLPAALVGSDMPTDLAVLKVDADGLIPIAWGDSDALRVGAPVWAVGSPFGLDRTITFGILSGKHRVVRAGVQHGSSARYQDFMQSDVAVNPGNSGGPLVDARGRLVGINTAIVGDTYQGVSFSIPSNVTRQIYDRIRKTGKVERGWLGVLLSEVPDSMHRGEDLRVRGALISGVTGEDSPAAIAGLDVGDIVLKVDGVRVSDVGHLMRLIANLGHGTLLNLELTRDGEPMSVEVRLKQRPESLDR